In Clostridium sp., one DNA window encodes the following:
- a CDS encoding D-amino acid aminotransferase: MENLGYYNGKYDLIENMTIPMNDRVCYFGDGVYDATYSRNHIIFALDEHIDRFFNSAGLLRIKIPYTKDELKEILTEMVKKVDSGEQFVYWQVTRGTGMRNHIFPGDEVKANLWIVLKPLEVKDMSQKLKLITLEDTRFLHCNIKTLNLLPSVIAAQKAEEAGCQEAVFHRGDRVTECAHSNVSIIKDGIFRTAPADNLILPGIARAHIIKMCKKFNIPVNETAFTVKDLMNADEVIVTSSGQFCMTAAEIDGKPVGGKAPEIVKKLQDALLEEYLEETNVEQGAIL, from the coding sequence ATGGAAAATTTAGGCTACTACAACGGAAAATATGATTTGATTGAGAATATGACAATACCTATGAATGATCGTGTATGTTATTTTGGTGATGGAGTTTATGATGCTACCTACAGCAGAAATCATATAATATTCGCACTTGATGAGCATATTGACCGATTTTTTAACAGTGCAGGACTACTTAGAATAAAAATCCCATATACAAAAGATGAATTAAAGGAAATTCTTACTGAGATGGTTAAAAAAGTGGATTCCGGTGAACAATTTGTATACTGGCAGGTTACAAGAGGGACAGGTATGCGCAACCATATTTTCCCTGGAGATGAGGTAAAGGCAAATTTGTGGATTGTATTAAAACCATTGGAAGTAAAAGACATGTCACAGAAGCTGAAGTTAATTACCCTGGAGGATACGAGATTTTTACACTGTAATATAAAAACATTGAATCTTCTGCCAAGTGTTATAGCGGCACAAAAGGCTGAAGAAGCAGGATGCCAGGAGGCAGTGTTCCATAGGGGAGATAGAGTTACTGAATGTGCTCACAGCAATGTTTCGATTATAAAGGATGGGATATTTAGAACAGCACCTGCTGACAATTTGATTCTTCCGGGTATAGCAAGAGCACACATAATAAAAATGTGTAAAAAATTCAATATACCTGTAAATGAAACTGCATTTACAGTAAAGGATCTTATGAATGCAGATGAAGTTATAGTTACAAGTTCAGGACAATTTTGCATGACCGCTGCCGAAATAGATGGAAAACCTGTAGGTGGAAAAGCACCGGAAATAGTTAAGAAACTTCAAGATGCATTACTTGAGGAATATTTAGAAGAAACAAATGTAGAACAGGGGGCCATTTTATGA
- a CDS encoding DUF4392 domain-containing protein, with protein sequence MNQEELTILNIGENLDNLMNLDPRGYGVCRILYSAAREYTEGPLTMNSAQKLVGTLKEGDLVYILTGFVLLPFKKAEMDGIVSTMLLARALVKGFNVKPVIICPEDNIEAVKNLAYVVGLHFYDNIEELKEYPLSIAGITFTKDAAKAEEQAGKIMAEGLPSAVISIECPGANSVGVYHNAVGKDVTEIEAKRDILFTKLKQKGVLNIAIGDLGNELGMGTLKDHIQKYVPYAAKGSCSCGCGGGILASVGADNIITATVSDWGCYGLIAALSYLKKDLNIMHTVEMEKEAMITASRSGMIDMYGDLIPAIDGCNMSMNLSIVNLMRECIESAMKLDRTCAAWFDKVIELGFYQDQKALDGREQKLKKII encoded by the coding sequence ATGAATCAGGAAGAATTGACCATATTGAATATAGGAGAAAATTTGGACAACCTAATGAATCTTGATCCGAGAGGATATGGAGTGTGCAGAATTTTATATAGTGCTGCAAGGGAATATACGGAAGGGCCTTTGACAATGAACAGTGCCCAGAAGCTGGTAGGTACATTAAAAGAAGGAGATCTTGTATATATATTGACAGGCTTTGTGCTTCTCCCATTCAAAAAGGCGGAGATGGATGGAATTGTAAGTACAATGCTTCTGGCAAGAGCTCTCGTAAAGGGATTTAATGTAAAACCAGTAATAATATGTCCTGAGGACAATATAGAGGCTGTAAAAAATCTGGCCTATGTAGTTGGACTTCATTTCTACGATAATATTGAGGAACTTAAGGAATATCCGCTTTCCATAGCTGGAATAACATTCACAAAAGATGCAGCCAAAGCTGAAGAACAAGCTGGTAAGATCATGGCTGAAGGTCTGCCGAGTGCAGTTATAAGTATAGAATGCCCGGGAGCAAATTCGGTTGGAGTATATCACAATGCAGTAGGCAAAGATGTAACTGAAATAGAAGCAAAGAGGGATATACTGTTTACCAAATTGAAGCAAAAAGGTGTACTGAATATAGCAATCGGTGATCTTGGAAATGAGCTTGGCATGGGAACTTTAAAGGATCATATTCAAAAGTATGTTCCATATGCAGCCAAGGGTAGTTGTTCATGTGGATGCGGTGGAGGAATACTGGCAAGTGTAGGTGCAGATAATATTATAACGGCTACAGTTTCGGATTGGGGATGCTATGGGCTTATAGCAGCATTATCCTATCTTAAGAAGGATTTGAATATAATGCATACTGTTGAGATGGAAAAGGAAGCTATGATTACTGCATCAAGAAGTGGAATGATAGATATGTATGGAGATTTGATTCCGGCCATAGATGGATGCAATATGTCAATGAACTTATCCATAGTAAACCTCATGAGAGAATGTATAGAATCTGCAATGAAACTTGACAGGACTTGTGCTGCGTGGTTTGATAAAGTAATAGAATTGGGTTTTTATCAGGATCAGAAAGCTTTGGATGGCAGAGAACAAAAATTGAAAAAGATAATTTAG
- a CDS encoding putative hydro-lyase: protein MDCSSMKPYDVRRLIREEKITTPTAGMCAGYAQANLVILPKELAYDFLLFTQRNPKSCPLLEVSDEGCKKLKYLGNDIDITTDIPKYRVYEKGILTGEYTDVDDMWRDDFVSFLIGCSFSFESDLIEADVPIRHIEENCNVPMFITNIDCTPAGMFNGKMVVSMRPLPYNQIVKSVLISGEMPKVHGAPVHIGEPSVIGIKDITKPDFGDAVTIKEDEVPVFWACGVTPQSVVMNVKPEIVITHSPGHMLITDIKNIDLKY from the coding sequence ATGGATTGTTCAAGTATGAAACCATATGATGTCCGCAGGTTGATACGTGAAGAAAAGATTACAACTCCAACGGCAGGAATGTGTGCAGGTTATGCCCAGGCCAACCTGGTCATTCTTCCTAAAGAGCTGGCTTATGATTTCCTGCTTTTTACGCAGAGAAATCCAAAGTCCTGTCCGTTGCTTGAAGTAAGTGATGAAGGCTGTAAAAAACTAAAGTATCTGGGAAATGATATTGACATCACGACGGATATACCGAAATACAGAGTATATGAAAAAGGAATCCTGACCGGTGAGTATACAGATGTGGATGATATGTGGAGAGATGATTTTGTCAGCTTTTTAATTGGATGCAGTTTTTCCTTTGAATCTGATCTGATTGAAGCAGATGTTCCTATAAGACATATTGAAGAAAATTGTAATGTGCCGATGTTCATAACAAATATTGACTGCACACCGGCAGGCATGTTCAACGGGAAAATGGTTGTAAGCATGAGACCTCTTCCATATAATCAGATAGTAAAGTCTGTTCTGATAAGCGGAGAGATGCCCAAGGTGCATGGAGCACCAGTCCATATAGGAGAGCCATCTGTAATAGGAATAAAGGACATAACAAAACCGGATTTCGGTGACGCTGTTACCATAAAAGAGGATGAAGTACCTGTATTCTGGGCCTGCGGTGTTACACCACAGTCAGTAGTTATGAATGTAAAGCCTGAAATAGTTATTACGCATTCACCGGGACATATGCTTATAACTGATATAAAAAATATAGATCTTAAATATTGA
- a CDS encoding LamB/YcsF family protein yields the protein MYKVDLNCDLGESFGNYRIGSDEEVIPYISSANIACGFHASDPVVMDNTVELCKKYNVSVGAHPGFADLVGFGRRKMDISFREAKLIVQYQIGALDSFCRARDIKMNHVKLHGALYNMAARDLELASSICEGIYEVNPDLVLLALSGSRMIEAAQNTGLKSASEVFADRAYNDDGSLVDRKKAGAVITDEKVAIERVTRMVKEKKVKTINEIDIPLRADSICVHGDGAKALEFVEKINEAFKKENIKIASL from the coding sequence ATGTACAAGGTGGATTTGAATTGTGATTTAGGTGAAAGTTTTGGAAATTACAGAATTGGTTCAGATGAAGAGGTTATACCATACATTTCATCGGCTAACATTGCCTGTGGCTTTCATGCTTCCGACCCTGTGGTAATGGATAATACGGTTGAATTATGTAAAAAGTATAATGTTTCTGTGGGGGCGCACCCCGGATTTGCGGATTTGGTTGGATTTGGAAGGCGAAAAATGGATATTTCCTTCAGAGAGGCCAAACTTATTGTACAGTATCAGATTGGAGCACTTGATTCTTTCTGCAGGGCCAGGGATATAAAGATGAATCATGTAAAACTGCACGGTGCACTTTACAATATGGCAGCACGGGATCTGGAACTTGCTTCATCCATTTGTGAGGGAATATATGAAGTAAATCCTGATTTGGTTCTGCTTGCTCTAAGTGGAAGCAGAATGATTGAAGCTGCTCAAAATACAGGGCTGAAATCAGCAAGTGAGGTTTTTGCAGACAGGGCCTATAATGATGATGGCTCTCTTGTGGACAGGAAAAAGGCTGGTGCTGTCATAACCGATGAGAAAGTTGCCATTGAAAGAGTCACAAGGATGGTTAAAGAAAAGAAGGTAAAGACAATAAATGAAATTGATATTCCACTTAGGGCTGATTCCATATGTGTTCACGGGGATGGAGCGAAGGCCCTGGAATTTGTAGAGAAAATAAATGAAGCTTTTAAAAAGGAAAATATAAAAATAGCTTCATTATAA